The Desulfotignum balticum DSM 7044 sequence TGAAATGAATACCCGGACAACAACCTATCCAAAGGAAAGCCATACAATCCCCATAGCCGCTTCGGCACATATCTGACATTCAGTTCTTACATTTTATCGATTTGTTGCAAACAGCTAATCAGACTGTTTTAATTTTGTGGGCAACAATCGATAAAACGCTCTTCTAAAAGTCCGGGTTCATTTCATGAGATCTATACAGTGAAAGACCTGGACCGTGGAAGTGAAAATGATGGACTATGCTTTTCTGTGCCGGCAGCAAAATTTGGAGATGCAGTCTCTATTGGCAGATGGCTCAGGTACAGATTCGCAGGTGAATATGTCGGGCATGTCAGATTGTTCATTTTCAGTGAATTCCTTTGTCTGTGCGAGATACCGGTATGTATCATTTGAGGAGTGTTGGAAATGCAAAATTTTGCATTTCTGATACTTTTGGTTTGTAATAGTACTGAAATGGCCACCAATCGCGGATATGCGGGCAACTGGAAACAGCGGGATAAAAACCAGCCAAAATCACCGTTTAAAAACCAGCCACCCCTTATCACGGGCACACCAGTCCGTGTCCGGTAAAAACCAGATTCAAAAGGCCGGGTGTTCAGACCTGAGCCAAGTCCTGACTAAATTTTTGTTTGTGCCAATGATCATTTTTTTCGATAACTGTCTCCCTCCATGATAAGGATCTCAGAGTTGTAAACGAGGCGGTCGGCAATCGCTGTGGCAACAGTGGTTCCGTCAAAGATGTCTCCCCAGCGGGCAAACGGCAGGTTGGTCGTTATGATGGTGGACCTTTTCCCATGCCGGCCGCTGATGACCTGGAAAAACAGGTTTGATCGTAAGCGGTAATTAAACCCCATCTTCCGCAGCCCCGCCCACCGGAGTATGATGTCGCCAAAATTCAAAATGGAGGCATCATGGGAACAGAAACAAGACAAGAAAAACTGGAGAAACTCCGCAAGTTCTGGAAGACCCACCTGGATAAATGGGAAAAGTCCGGACTTTCCCAGAAAGAATATTGCCGGCAGCACAATCTGGTTTATCATCGCTTCGGGTATTGGAAAGCCCGGTTTAAATCCAGAAACCTGCCGGTCAAGTTCGTCCAGGTGGCATCACAACCCATAAACCCCGGCCCATATGTTTTA is a genomic window containing:
- the tnpA gene encoding IS66 family insertion sequence element accessory protein TnpA, with the translated sequence MGTETRQEKLEKLRKFWKTHLDKWEKSGLSQKEYCRQHNLVYHRFGYWKARFKSRNLPVKFVQVASQPINPGPYVLKLNLPRGCQIEIPDDFSADTLKRVLVTLQES
- a CDS encoding ATP-binding protein, coding for MGFNYRLRSNLFFQVISGRHGKRSTIITTNLPFARWGDIFDGTTVATAIADRLVYNSEILIMEGDSYRKK